In a genomic window of Gossypium arboreum isolate Shixiya-1 chromosome 7, ASM2569848v2, whole genome shotgun sequence:
- the LOC108457482 gene encoding nonsense-mediated mRNA decay factor SMG7, with the protein MMIVQMDKMSSPSSRERAQRLYEKNIELENNRRRSAQARVSSDPNAWQQMRENYEAIILEDHAFSEQHSIEYALWQLHYKRIEELRAHYSAVLASAGSNTPQGVKVSQRPDRLTKIRLQFKTFLSEATGFYHDLILKIRAKYGLPFGYFSDDLERQTVMEKNGKKSADIKKGLVSCHRCLIYLGDLARYKGLYGDGDSKSREFVAASSYYLHAASIWPSSGNPHHQLAILASYSGDELLAVYRYFRSLAVDNPFLTARDNLIVAFEKNRLNFSQLPGDVKTPLVKEHGLRLSGKGRVKVGAKLASKDSNMELSTAKEKVSHVQDTFKLFSIRFVRLNGILFTRTSLETFADVLTLVSRDLCELLSSGPEEELNFGTDAAENSLLFVRLVSILIFTVHNLKRENEGQTYAEILQRAALLQNAFTSVFELMGHVVERCSQLQDVSSSYTIPAILVFVEWLACCPDVAVASSAVDEKQSITRSHFWKHCISFLNKILSIRPMCIDDDEDETCFFNMSRYEGETENRLALWEDFELRGFLPLVPAHTILDFSRKHSFVSDGSKEKKARIRRILAAGKALANVIRVDQKTVCFDSKAKKFLIGVEPSKDVTFSSSTPLVTNGIEHETPFEKTVNVGNVLPITQPITVEEEDDDDEVIVFQPVVSEKRTEVISPKWPHPKSLKLNQSSSAGDLKFYGSTVSAPLDSLNQHNIFGASPMPVSAGSILPQYLQPVQMDASGWSVEETMSLVDGLNGLTMLEDGHLKKLDMQENVGLCPATRSIAIQQPISSGGMYYCQTKVPEPVVPSRIDAVVSSRVTGDALSVKTTSALQIGMRKNPISRPVRHLGPPPGFSPVPLKPPSESVPASDLENTLMDDYRWLDGYQLSSSHADTLYVNKSSNDVTGTVSFPFPGKQVPMVQFQMEKQKGWQDYDTLEHLKIQHEQKLQQQQIMNGNQQFTSLPEQYKGPSVWTSRYFV; encoded by the exons ATGATGATAGTGCAGATGGATAAAATGTCTTCTCCTTCATCCAGGGAGCGCGCACAGCGTCTTTATGAGAag AATATAGAGCTGGAAAATAACCGTCGGAGATCAGCTCAGGCACGAGTATCTTCAGACCCCAATGCCTGGCAGCAGATGCGCGAGAACTATGAGGCAATAATTCTTGAGGACCATGCCTTTTCTGAGCAGCACAGTATTGAATATGCATTGTGGCAGTTACATTACAAGCGGATTGAAGAGCTAAGAGCACATTATAGTGCTGTCCTAGCTTCTGCAGGATCAAATACACCTCAAGGTGTGAAAGTTTCTCAACGACCTGACCGGCTTACAAAAATAAGATTGCAGTTTAAGACATTCCTTTCTGAGGCAACAGGATTTTATCATGATCTGATTTTGAAAATCAGAGCAAAGTATGGACTTCCATTTGGGTACTTTTCTGATGATTTAGAAAGGCAAACTGTTATGGaaaaaaatgggaagaaatctgcTGACATAAAAAAGGGTTTGGTATCTTGTCACCGTTGTTTGATATACTTGGGAGACCTAGCACGGTACAAAGGATTATATGGAGATGGAGACTCTAAATCACGCGAGTTTGTTGCAGCTTCAAGTTACTATTTGCATGCTGCATCAATTTGGCCATCAAGTGGGAATCCACATCATCAG CTAGCTATTTTGGCATCCTATTCAGGAGATGAGCTTTTGGCTGTTTATCGATATTTTCGGAGTTTGGCTGTGGATAACCCCTTTTTAACTGCAAGGGACAACTTGATTGTAGCATTTGAAAAG AATCGCCTTAACTTTTCACAACTTCCTGGTGATGTCAAGACTCCGTTGGTCAAGGAGCATGGTCTGCGGTTATCAGGAAAAGGTAGGGTGAAAGTTGGAGCAAAACTTGCATCCAAAGATTCCAATATGGAATTAAGCACTGCTAAGGAGAAAGTATCCCATGTCCAGGATACTTTTAAGTTATTTTCCATTCGATTTGTGCGTCTAAATGGTATTCTTTTTACACGCACAAG CCTGGAGACTTTTGCAGATGTTCTTACTCTAGTGTCTCGTGATTTATGTGAGCTTCTCTCTTCTGGGCCAGAAGAGGAACTGAATTTTGGCACTGATGCTGCTGAGAATTCACTTCTCTTTGTTAGGCTGGTTTCCATTCTCATATTTACAGTTCACAATCTAAAGAGGGAGAATGAAGGTCAAACGTATGCTGAGATTCTACAGCGTGCTGCTCTACTTCAAAATGCATTCACTTCCGTTTTTGAGTTGATGGGACATGTAGTAGAGAGATGTTCTCAACTCCAGGATGTTTCTTCCAGCTACACCATACCTGCTATTCTGGTTTTTGTTGAATGGCTAGCTTGCTGCCCGGATGTTGCAGTGGCAAGCTCTGCTGTGGATGAGAAACAGTCAATTACTAGATCACATTTCTGGAAACATTGCATATCATTTCTGAATAAGATCTTGTCAATTAGACCGATGTGCATTGATGATGATGAAGATGAGACCTGCTTTTTCAATATGAGCAGGTATGAAGGAGAAACTGAAAACCGTCTTGCCTTGTGGGAGGACTTTGAGTTGAGAGGGTTCTTGCCTCTTGTTCCAGCACACACCATTTTGGACTTCTCAAGAAAGCATTCCTTTGTAAGCGATGGCAGTAAGGAAAAGAAAGCCCGTATAAGAAGAATTTTAGCAGCAGGGAAGGCTCTAGCTAATGTCATTAGGGTTGATCAGAAAACTGTTTGTTTTGATTCGAAAGCAAAGAAGTTTCTTATTGGTGTTGAACCTTCCAAAGATGTCACATTCAGCTCTTCTACCCCACTCGTAACAAACGGTATAGAGCATGAAACCCCTTTTGAGAAGACAGTTAATGTTGGAAATGTGCTGCCAATTACCCAACCTATAACGGTTGAGGAagaggatgatgatgatgaagtgATTGTTTTCCAGCCAGTTGTGAGTGAGAAGAGAACTGAGGTGATTAGTCCAAAATGGCCCCACCCCAAGTCTTTGAAGCTTAACCAAAGTAGTTCTGCTGGTGATCTCAAATTTTATGGCAGTACCGTGTCTGCTCCTCTTGATAGTCTTAACCAGCATAATATTTTTGGTGCTAGTCCAATGCCTGTGTCTGCTGGAAGCATTCTCCCTCAGTATCTGCAGCCTGTTCAGATGGATGCATCTGGGTGGTCGGTAGAAGAAACTATGTCTCTGGTTGATGGCTTGAATGGTTTGACGATGTTGGAGGATGGGCATTTGAAAAAACTGGATATGCAAGAGAATGTGGGCCTTTGTCCTGCTACTCGTTCTATTGCTATCCAACAACCCATCAGTTCTGGTGGTATGTACTACTGTCAAACAAAAGTGCCAGAACCTGTGGTGCCATCCAGAATTGATGCCGTTGTGTCTTCTAGAGTTACTGGTGATGCCTTGTCTGTTAAAACCACCTCAGCTTTACAAATTGGAATGCGGAAGAACCCAATTAGCCGTCCAGTTAGGCATCTTGGTCCCCCACCAGGTTTTAGCCCTGTTCCTTTAAAGCCACCAAGTGAATCTGTTCCTGCTTCAGATTTGGAGAACACGCTGATGGATGATTATAGATGGTTGGATGGATATCAGTTATCATCGTCTCATGCAGATACCCTGTATGTCAATAAAAGCAGCAATGATGTGACTGGAACAGTAAGCTTTCCTTTCCCTGGGAAACAGGTTCCAATGGTGCAGTTTCAAATGGAAAAGCAGAAAGGATGGCAGGACTATGATACTCTTGAGCATTTAAAAATTCAACATGAACAGAAGTTACAGCAACAACAAATCATGAATGGAAACCAGCAGTTCACCTCCCTGCCTGAGCAGTATAAAGGACCATCAGTCTGGACAAGTCGTTATTTTGTGTGA